A portion of the Mycobacterium paraseoulense genome contains these proteins:
- a CDS encoding putative bifunctional diguanylate cyclase/phosphodiesterase, whose product MPRSLDLVVTSVATQLMEATAATATLVSGQVLAQLVEQFDVDASFLRHLDPHTRNSALVAEWPPRTDADDPDPPASAQLDLAESVLAQCGPGHKPVVIRPAQSKRYFRRRLGGTHGAASPSVAAAPLVSGGTTTGLLGFVKFGARKWEQDEINTLEAVAALFAQLQARIAAEEKLRYLAEHDDLTGLYNRRALVAHLSERLVAGRPGPVTVMYLDLDRLKPINDYLGHTAGDWFIRIFAQRIRICAPDSTIARLGGDEFVVVPDQSMSPEDAESFARRLSAMLCERLAIGGHVISRTVSIGLAVGEPGRDNCTDLLRRADEAVLTAKRGGGNQIAVSTDDMSLKRAFRNDIELHLQGDIGSDALLLHYLPEVDLSTGAVVGAEALVRWRHPIWGLLLPDSFIGIAESTNLAGELGRWVMRTACADFSRWRAKGVGQGTVMRINVSPIQLITRGFVRDVADTIDEFGLDAGSVCLEITERAVVHDIDTTRKTLAELKEIGVQLAIDDFGTGYAVLSHLKSLPVDMLKIDTGFVRDLGNNAGDLAIVRAIIGLAEAFGLDVVAEGVETPLAAMTLIQHGCRRAQGFLLSRPVPADAMEALLAARWLSLPFLAGPKELPTGGS is encoded by the coding sequence GTGCCGCGCAGCCTGGACCTGGTCGTCACCTCCGTCGCCACGCAATTGATGGAGGCCACCGCGGCCACCGCCACCCTGGTGAGCGGGCAGGTGCTCGCGCAACTCGTCGAACAGTTCGATGTGGACGCCAGCTTCTTGCGGCACCTCGACCCGCACACCCGGAACTCGGCGCTGGTCGCCGAGTGGCCACCCCGGACCGACGCCGACGACCCGGATCCGCCGGCCTCCGCCCAGCTGGACCTCGCCGAGTCGGTCCTCGCCCAGTGCGGGCCGGGCCACAAACCGGTGGTGATCCGGCCGGCGCAGTCCAAACGCTATTTCCGGCGCAGGCTGGGCGGGACGCACGGTGCCGCATCGCCCTCGGTGGCCGCCGCCCCCCTGGTCTCGGGTGGGACGACCACCGGGTTGCTGGGCTTCGTCAAGTTCGGCGCCCGCAAGTGGGAGCAAGACGAGATCAACACGCTCGAGGCGGTCGCCGCGCTGTTCGCACAGCTGCAGGCGCGCATCGCGGCCGAAGAAAAGCTTCGCTATCTCGCCGAGCACGACGATCTGACCGGCCTCTACAACCGTCGCGCCCTGGTCGCGCACCTGTCCGAACGGCTCGTCGCGGGACGCCCCGGCCCGGTCACCGTCATGTACCTCGATCTCGACCGGCTCAAGCCGATCAACGATTACCTTGGCCACACCGCCGGCGACTGGTTCATCCGAATCTTCGCGCAACGCATCCGGATCTGCGCCCCCGACAGCACGATCGCCCGGTTGGGCGGTGACGAGTTCGTCGTCGTTCCCGACCAGTCCATGTCGCCGGAGGACGCGGAGTCGTTCGCCCGTCGGCTGTCGGCGATGCTGTGCGAGCGCCTGGCCATCGGCGGCCACGTGATCAGCCGCACGGTCAGCATCGGGCTGGCGGTCGGCGAGCCGGGACGCGACAACTGCACCGACCTGCTCCGCCGCGCCGACGAGGCGGTGCTGACCGCCAAACGCGGTGGCGGCAACCAGATCGCGGTGTCCACCGACGACATGTCCCTCAAGCGTGCGTTCCGCAACGACATCGAACTGCATCTGCAAGGCGACATCGGCAGCGACGCGTTGCTTCTGCACTATTTGCCCGAGGTCGACCTGTCCACGGGAGCCGTCGTAGGCGCGGAGGCGCTGGTGCGGTGGCGGCACCCGATCTGGGGCCTGCTGCTACCGGACTCCTTCATCGGGATCGCCGAATCGACCAACCTGGCGGGGGAGTTGGGCCGCTGGGTGATGCGCACGGCGTGCGCAGACTTCAGCCGCTGGCGGGCCAAGGGCGTCGGCCAAGGGACCGTGATGCGCATCAATGTGTCGCCGATCCAGCTGATCACCCGGGGTTTCGTGCGCGATGTCGCCGACACCATCGACGAGTTCGGCCTCGACGCCGGCTCGGTCTGCCTGGAGATCACCGAGCGCGCCGTGGTGCACGACATCGACACCACTCGAAAAACCTTGGCGGAGCTCAAGGAAATCGGGGTCCAGCTGGCCATCGACGACTTCGGTACCGGCTACGCGGTGCTGTCGCACCTGAAATCTCTGCCGGTCGACATGCTCAAGATCGACACCGGGTTCGTGCGCGACCTGGGTAACAACGCCGGCGACCTGGCGATCGTTCGGGCGATCATCGGTCTGGCCGAAGCGTTCGGTCTCGACGTTGTTGCCGAGGGCGTCGAAACACCGCTGGCGGCAATGACTTTGATCCAGCACGGTTGTCGTCGGGCCCAGGGTTTCCTGCTGTCGCGCCCGGTCCCCGCCGATGCGATGGAAGCCCTGCTGGCCGCGCGCTGGCTGTCGCTGCCGTTTTTGGCCGGCCCCAAGGAATTGCCGACGGGCGGCAGCTAG
- a CDS encoding NAD(P)/FAD-dependent oxidoreductase yields MTEVAAQKTHVVVVGGGYAGTLAANHLRQRPDIDITLVNPRPVFVERIRLHQLVADTGAATADYATLLGDGIRLVVDAVDRIDAPARRVLLSSGREVDYDYLIYAVGSTGAAPVTTVPGFADFAHPIADLESAQRLRYALADLPLTAPVTVVGGGLTGIETASELAERGRRVTLVCGAALGPSLSRRGRRSVARRLRGFGVNVLESATVTEVRWDAVVLSDGAVLSSGATIWTAGFAVPDLAARSGLSTDALGRLLTDETLTSIDNPYVVAAGDAAAPSGQPLRMSCQAAGPLGAQAANTVLSRIAGTAPARLNQAFVGQCISLGRTYATVQLARTDDTPVNMVLGGRTAASIKEAICKGTLWAIRREAAKPGSYRWLKGGKRPAPVPAEIALR; encoded by the coding sequence ATGACCGAGGTGGCCGCCCAGAAAACTCATGTCGTCGTGGTCGGAGGCGGATACGCCGGAACCCTGGCCGCCAACCATCTACGCCAGCGTCCGGACATCGACATCACCCTGGTGAACCCCCGCCCCGTGTTCGTCGAGCGAATCCGGCTGCACCAGTTGGTCGCCGACACCGGCGCCGCGACCGCCGACTACGCGACGTTGCTCGGCGACGGGATCCGGTTGGTCGTCGACGCGGTCGACCGCATCGACGCCCCCGCCCGGCGCGTCCTGCTGTCCTCGGGCCGCGAAGTCGACTACGACTACCTGATCTACGCCGTCGGCAGCACCGGCGCGGCACCGGTGACCACCGTGCCCGGGTTCGCGGACTTCGCCCACCCGATAGCCGACCTGGAAAGCGCGCAGCGGCTGCGCTACGCGCTCGCCGACCTGCCGCTCACCGCGCCCGTCACCGTCGTCGGCGGCGGGTTGACCGGCATCGAAACGGCGTCCGAGCTGGCCGAACGGGGCCGCCGGGTGACGCTGGTGTGCGGGGCCGCGCTCGGCCCGTCGCTGAGCAGGCGGGGCCGCCGTTCCGTCGCCAGGCGGCTGCGCGGGTTCGGGGTCAACGTGCTGGAATCGGCGACGGTGACGGAGGTGCGGTGGGACGCGGTGGTGCTCAGCGACGGCGCCGTGCTGTCGAGCGGGGCGACCATCTGGACGGCGGGATTCGCCGTCCCGGACCTGGCCGCGCGTAGCGGATTGAGCACGGACGCGCTCGGTCGGCTGCTCACCGACGAGACGCTGACCAGCATCGACAACCCCTACGTCGTCGCCGCGGGTGACGCGGCCGCACCGTCGGGCCAGCCGCTGCGGATGAGCTGCCAGGCCGCCGGACCGCTGGGCGCCCAGGCCGCCAACACCGTGCTCAGCCGCATCGCCGGGACCGCCCCCGCCCGGCTCAACCAGGCGTTCGTCGGGCAATGCATCAGCCTGGGCCGCACCTACGCCACCGTGCAGTTGGCGCGCACCGACGACACCCCGGTGAACATGGTGCTGGGCGGCCGGACGGCCGCGTCCATCAAAGAGGCGATCTGCAAGGGCACGCTGTGGGCCATCCGGCGCGAGGCCGCCAAGCCGGGTTCGTACCGCTGGCTCAAGGGCGGCAAGCGGCCCGCGCCGGTGCCCGCCGAGATCGCGCTGCGATGA
- a CDS encoding RNA polymerase sigma-70 factor: MTRAPTGGEHAERFTVLRPLLFTIAYEMLGSATEADDVLQDSYLRWAAVDLSTVRDTKSYLAQLVTRQALNALRAGARRREDYVGPWLPEPLLLDEQDPSADVVLAESISMAMLVLLETLSPDERAVFVLREVFGFDYGEIAEAVGKPAPTVRQVAHRAREHVRARRKRFDATDPQRNARLTAQFLQTAASGDVQTLMTMLAPDATWTADSGGKVSAARRPVVGADRVARAIVGLIRKATELVEFRIEMVTCNSAPAVLLYLADHLEGVITLEIADDKITNFYVTRNPDKLAALATARDVSRG, from the coding sequence ATGACGCGCGCGCCCACCGGCGGCGAGCACGCCGAACGGTTCACCGTGCTGCGGCCGCTGCTGTTCACCATCGCCTACGAGATGCTGGGCTCGGCCACCGAGGCCGACGATGTGCTGCAGGACAGCTATCTGCGTTGGGCGGCGGTCGACCTGTCCACGGTGCGTGACACCAAGTCCTACCTGGCCCAGCTGGTGACCCGCCAGGCGCTCAACGCGCTGCGCGCCGGCGCGCGCCGGCGCGAGGACTACGTGGGGCCGTGGCTGCCGGAGCCCTTGTTGCTCGACGAGCAGGACCCCTCGGCGGATGTCGTTCTGGCGGAATCGATTTCGATGGCGATGTTGGTCCTGCTGGAAACGCTCAGCCCCGACGAGCGGGCGGTGTTCGTGCTGCGCGAGGTGTTCGGCTTCGACTACGGCGAGATCGCCGAGGCGGTCGGCAAACCGGCGCCGACGGTACGACAGGTGGCGCACCGGGCGCGCGAACACGTGCGGGCGCGGCGGAAGAGGTTCGACGCGACGGACCCGCAGCGCAACGCGCGGCTCACCGCCCAGTTCCTTCAGACGGCCGCCAGCGGTGACGTGCAGACGCTGATGACCATGCTCGCCCCCGACGCCACGTGGACGGCCGACAGCGGCGGCAAGGTGTCCGCGGCGCGCCGGCCGGTGGTGGGCGCCGACCGGGTGGCCCGGGCCATCGTCGGCCTGATCCGCAAGGCGACCGAGCTCGTGGAGTTCCGCATCGAGATGGTGACCTGCAACAGCGCCCCGGCCGTGCTGCTCTACCTCGCCGATCACCTCGAAGGGGTGATCACGCTGGAGATCGCCGACGACAAGATCACCAACTTCTACGTGACGCGCAACCCGGACAAGCTGGCGGCCCTGGCGACCGCCCGTGACGTCAGCCGCGGCTAG